From bacterium, one genomic window encodes:
- a CDS encoding LacI family DNA-binding transcriptional regulator produces the protein MAITIKDVAQKAGVSVATVSRVVNQKDIHKVGVKTQQRIENILKELGYYPNT, from the coding sequence ATGGCCATTACGATCAAGGATGTCGCCCAAAAAGCGGGGGTCTCGGTCGCGACGGTCTCCCGGGTCGTGAACCAGAAGGACATCCACAAGGTCGGGGTCAAGACCCAACAACGGATCGAGAACATCCTCAAGGAACTCGGTTATTACCCCAACAC
- a CDS encoding peptidylprolyl isomerase, whose amino-acid sequence MFRRSLILSAVLILLAGCTSKPNPKVLFETTQGNFKAELFSDVPITTQNFADLVSKGFYNGLTFHRYEPNFVIQGGDPLGTGMGGSGKTIPLEITAHQHVAGALGMARSQDPNSASSQFYVCLADAHFLDNNYAVFGQVIEGMDTVLKLRKSDKMLKVTLLPK is encoded by the coding sequence ATGTTCCGGCGATCATTGATCCTATCGGCTGTTCTCATCCTTTTGGCGGGGTGTACCTCGAAGCCAAATCCCAAGGTGCTCTTTGAGACCACCCAGGGGAATTTCAAAGCGGAGCTTTTCAGTGATGTCCCCATCACGACCCAGAACTTCGCCGACCTTGTCTCCAAAGGTTTCTACAACGGCCTGACCTTCCACCGCTATGAGCCGAACTTCGTCATCCAGGGCGGGGACCCTCTCGGGACCGGCATGGGTGGTTCGGGAAAGACCATACCGCTGGAGATCACCGCCCACCAGCATGTGGCCGGTGCCCTTGGGATGGCTAGGTCCCAGGATCCCAACTCGGCTTCTTCCCAATTCTACGTCTGCCTGGCGGACGCCCATTTCCTGGACAATAATTACGCGGTGTTCGGCCAAGTCATCGAGGGGATGGACACGGTCCTTAAACTGCGAAAAAGTGACAAGATGCTGAAAGTGACACTGCTTCCAAAATGA
- a CDS encoding peptidylprolyl isomerase, which produces MTKKKKKPSKTAAKKQVVRPAAPSGNALVHFETSQGAFTAEIFADVPATAENFLGLVARGFYDGLIFHRFEPNFVIQGGDPTGTGMGGSDKRIPLEITAHQHEKGALGMARSQDPNSASSQFYVCLSDAHFLDNNYAVFGRIVEGFENVLKLRKNDKMVKVTKK; this is translated from the coding sequence ATGACCAAAAAGAAAAAGAAACCTTCCAAGACGGCCGCTAAAAAGCAGGTTGTCCGTCCCGCCGCCCCATCGGGGAATGCCCTGGTCCATTTTGAGACCAGCCAAGGGGCCTTCACGGCCGAGATATTCGCCGATGTGCCCGCCACGGCTGAGAACTTTTTAGGCCTCGTCGCCCGGGGATTCTATGATGGCCTGATCTTCCACCGGTTCGAACCGAATTTCGTCATCCAAGGGGGGGATCCGACCGGCACGGGCATGGGCGGGTCGGACAAACGGATCCCTTTGGAGATCACCGCCCATCAGCACGAAAAAGGCGCATTGGGCATGGCCCGGTCCCAGGATCCCAATTCCGCTTCTTCCCAGTTCTATGTCTGCCTTTCCGACGCTCATTTCCTTGATAATAACTACGCCGTTTTCGGACGGATCGTGGAAGGGTTCGAAAACGTCCTTAAGCTCAGGAAGAACGACAAGATGGTCAAGGTGACCAAGAAATAA